The Anaerolineae bacterium genome has a segment encoding these proteins:
- the ccmA gene encoding heme ABC exporter ATP-binding protein CcmA: MSGLPSSTPMIAIRGLVKAFGRKIVLRGIDLDIPAGQTLVLFGPNGAGKTTLIRILATLSKATAGQVFVNETDLFRAGHELRRYIGLVSHTPLLYDMLTGEENLRFYARMYDLRDAEARIAAVLEQVGLMHRRRDPVRTYSRGMVQRLAIARAILHDPPILLLDEPDTGLDQQAAEMLHHLIRKLGGEHRTILMTTHNLERGLEWADRVALLVNGRITYDALNSSLTSQDLRAVYRQQVGDSTP; this comes from the coding sequence ATGAGCGGGCTTCCATCTTCCACGCCAATGATCGCCATTCGTGGATTGGTGAAGGCGTTTGGCCGCAAGATCGTGTTACGCGGCATTGATCTGGACATCCCTGCCGGACAGACGTTGGTACTCTTCGGGCCTAATGGGGCGGGCAAGACTACTCTGATCCGCATTTTGGCCACGCTCAGCAAGGCCACCGCTGGGCAGGTGTTTGTTAACGAGACAGACCTGTTTCGTGCGGGACATGAGCTACGCCGTTACATCGGCTTGGTTTCCCATACGCCGTTGTTGTATGACATGTTGACCGGCGAGGAGAACCTACGCTTCTACGCCCGTATGTACGATCTACGAGACGCCGAGGCGCGTATTGCTGCCGTGCTTGAGCAAGTGGGGTTGATGCATCGCCGGCGCGATCCAGTGCGCACCTATTCGCGAGGTATGGTCCAACGCCTAGCCATCGCCCGTGCCATCCTGCACGACCCGCCGATCTTGCTGTTGGATGAGCCAGATACGGGGCTGGACCAGCAGGCTGCCGAGATGCTGCATCATCTGATTCGTAAGCTCGGAGGGGAGCATCGCACGATCCTAATGACGACGCACAACCTAGAGCGCGGGCTGGAGTGGGCTGATCGAGTGGCGTTGCTGGTGAACGGACGCATCACCTACGATGCGCTTAACAGCTCGCTCACCTCACAGGATTTGCGGGCTGTATACCGGCAGCAGGTGGGAGATAGCACGCCGTGA
- the ccsA gene encoding cytochrome c biogenesis protein CcsA, whose amino-acid sequence MAKGRDLWMLGLDVIAAIAVLVVLYMALVWAPDAANLTTPVERAAQRIFYLHMGANVGAGLGFLVTFVASIIYLFSRRRIWDMLALSSAELGVVFATAVLATGSIWARPTWNTWWTWDPRLTTAAIVWLLYVAYLMLRGALTDPARRARFAAVYGIFAFFSVPLTFMSIRWWRTIHPVVLGGSNPEAQGGFTLGPSIRLTMFVAMIAFAILYTALLVHRVRLERAAEEIEQLKEQFA is encoded by the coding sequence ATGGCAAAGGGACGTGATCTCTGGATGCTGGGACTGGATGTAATCGCAGCAATAGCTGTGCTTGTCGTACTATACATGGCGCTGGTATGGGCGCCGGATGCGGCAAACCTGACCACGCCGGTCGAGCGCGCAGCGCAGCGCATCTTTTATCTGCACATGGGGGCGAATGTAGGCGCGGGGTTAGGGTTCCTAGTGACGTTTGTTGCCAGCATCATCTACCTGTTCAGCAGACGCCGCATCTGGGACATGCTCGCCCTCTCCTCTGCAGAGCTGGGGGTAGTCTTTGCCACAGCGGTCCTGGCAACAGGCTCAATCTGGGCCAGGCCCACGTGGAACACCTGGTGGACATGGGACCCTCGTCTGACGACGGCTGCAATCGTTTGGCTGCTCTATGTCGCTTATCTGATGCTGCGCGGCGCGCTAACAGACCCCGCCCGGCGGGCGCGTTTTGCTGCGGTATATGGCATCTTCGCCTTTTTCAGTGTGCCCCTCACGTTTATGTCCATCCGCTGGTGGCGAACGATCCACCCGGTGGTACTGGGTGGGAGCAATCCTGAAGCGCAGGGAGGCTTTACGCTGGGGCCCAGCATCCGGTTGACAATGTTCGTTGCCATGATCGCTTTTGCCATCTTATATACGGCCTTGTTAGTTCATCGGGTGCGGTTGGAACGAGCAGCCGAAGAGATCGAGCAACTGAAAGAGCAATTTGCCTAA
- a CDS encoding L-ribulose-5-phosphate 4-epimerase, whose amino-acid sequence MLETLRKEVWRLHLELPKNHLVTWTSGNVSARDPETGYVVIKPSGLRYEELQPENLVIVDLDGNRIEGDLKPSSDTASHLYIYRHRPDVNGIVHTHSPYATAFAALGRPIPVYLTAIADEFGGPIPCGGFALIGSEAIGKVVVESIGDSPAVLLKNHGVFTVGPTAEAAVKAAVMVEDVARTVWLALQLGQPEEIPPEEVAKLRRRYMTEYGQ is encoded by the coding sequence TTGTTGGAAACATTGCGCAAAGAGGTGTGGCGGTTGCATCTGGAGCTGCCCAAGAATCACCTGGTGACCTGGACCAGCGGGAATGTCAGCGCTAGGGATCCAGAGACGGGCTATGTGGTGATCAAGCCGTCTGGGCTCAGATACGAGGAGTTGCAGCCGGAGAACTTGGTGATCGTAGATCTGGACGGCAATCGGATCGAGGGGGACCTCAAACCCTCGTCGGATACGGCGAGCCATCTGTACATTTATCGTCACCGACCAGACGTAAACGGTATCGTGCATACGCACTCGCCGTATGCGACAGCTTTTGCTGCGTTAGGACGGCCAATCCCCGTGTACCTCACCGCCATCGCTGATGAGTTTGGAGGGCCCATTCCTTGCGGCGGGTTCGCCCTCATTGGCAGTGAGGCCATCGGGAAGGTCGTCGTGGAGTCCATCGGCGACTCACCAGCGGTGCTGCTGAAGAATCATGGCGTGTTCACTGTGGGGCCGACGGCCGAGGCGGCGGTGAAGGCAGCGGTGATGGTGGAGGATGTAGCGCGGACGGTGTGGCTTGCCTTGCAATTGGGTCAGCCAGAGGAGATCCCGCCGGAGGAGGTGGCCAAGCTGCGACGTCGATACATGACTGAATACGGGCAGTGA
- a CDS encoding heme exporter protein CcmB gives MNRPNSRIEPAVTQARPTAFETGWLAGVSGYLRKVLAIVWKDVVSELRTREIVSAMFVFALLATLIFQFAFDLRVDNVRQVVPGVLWVAIAFSGVLGLNRSFIMESDKGCLEGLLLTPVDRSAIYFGKMLGNLLFMLVVEVIILPLFALLFNLPMWMPGILLVVLLGTFGLAAVGTLFSAMTVNTRAREVMLPILLFPVVVPVLIAGVRMTGGFLDGTALSEMRNWMQLLIGFDMVFLALAFMTFDYVVEE, from the coding sequence GTGAACCGACCGAATTCCAGGATCGAGCCAGCGGTCACCCAGGCTCGTCCGACGGCGTTCGAAACTGGCTGGTTAGCTGGTGTAAGTGGCTACCTACGAAAAGTGCTCGCCATCGTCTGGAAGGATGTCGTTAGCGAGCTGCGCACGCGCGAGATCGTCAGCGCCATGTTTGTGTTCGCACTGTTGGCCACATTGATTTTTCAATTCGCCTTTGATCTGCGCGTGGACAATGTGCGCCAAGTGGTGCCGGGGGTGCTGTGGGTGGCGATCGCCTTCTCTGGTGTGTTAGGCCTCAACCGTTCATTCATAATGGAAAGCGACAAGGGTTGCCTGGAAGGTTTGCTACTGACACCGGTAGATCGCAGCGCGATCTACTTTGGCAAGATGCTGGGCAACCTGCTTTTCATGTTGGTGGTTGAGGTAATCATCCTGCCTCTCTTCGCGCTCCTGTTCAACTTGCCTATGTGGATGCCGGGCATCCTATTGGTGGTTTTGCTGGGAACGTTTGGCTTGGCGGCGGTGGGCACGCTTTTCTCGGCAATGACGGTGAATACACGGGCGCGAGAGGTCATGTTGCCCATTCTGCTGTTCCCCGTCGTGGTGCCGGTGCTCATCGCTGGTGTGCGGATGACAGGCGGCTTTCTGGATGGCACTGCCTTGAGCGAGATGCGCAACTGGATGCAATTGCTAATCGGGTTTGACATGGTCTTCCTCGCTTTAGCTTTCATGACCTTTGATTACGTGGTGGAAGAATAA
- a CDS encoding CcmD family protein, with protein MAYLAGAFAVAWLLVFGYVLTLIYRQRRLEEDIALLQEALQSRQQNYSR; from the coding sequence ATGGCGTATTTAGCTGGGGCGTTTGCGGTGGCCTGGCTGTTGGTATTCGGTTACGTGCTGACGTTGATCTACCGTCAGCGCCGATTAGAGGAGGATATCGCTCTGCTGCAAGAGGCATTGCAGAGCCGCCAACAGAATTACTCTCGTTAA